A genomic segment from Pseudomonas sp. S09G 359 encodes:
- a CDS encoding di-heme-cytochrome C peroxidase: MRIFSRVLLTMLVIFGLILAVVLYYIVNPKLPDYVPVEQVHYQDQWSAVDRQTYYFTPQGTQVKGLHYDWFTALELPFSNQRFATPDYLARFGFLVDPKQVPSAQNPGNLPVGFARHKNAGDNAEYLDITCAACHTGELHYKGQALRIDGGSAQHVLPSSVPTLRGGSFGQALVASLAATYYNPWKFERFARQVLGDRYDAEHSQLRQDFKQSLNKFLKVAWNDTHRGLYPTEEGPGRTDAFGRIANASFGDAISPENYRIANAPVDYPQLWDIWTFDWVQWNGSAQQPMARNIGEALGVGATLTFFDSAGQPLQGDARYPSSVRVRDLNLIEETLQRLKPPTWPEALFGAIDKPLAAQGRALFAENCAGCHVPSVTQEGGRPVQHLKMLPVDYIGTDPGTANNIADQRYDLSALQWDPAELAKLPVELHPTPTEPLDLKNLSVAKGLAYVTAYVEDHAYRAAGVTPAERPRLDGYGLPIGVRELRAYKARPLAGVWATPPFLHNGSVPTIYQLLSPQDERSTTFYKGTFAYDPRHLGFETGAFKNAFLFDTKITGNHNSGHEFRAGQRGNGVIGRGLLPQERWALLEYLKVLGGPLEQQLP; encoded by the coding sequence TTGCGCATTTTTTCCCGTGTTTTATTGACGATGTTGGTCATTTTCGGTCTGATCCTGGCCGTGGTGCTCTACTACATCGTCAACCCCAAACTCCCCGACTACGTGCCCGTGGAGCAGGTGCACTACCAGGATCAGTGGAGCGCCGTCGACCGCCAGACCTACTACTTCACGCCCCAGGGCACCCAGGTAAAAGGCTTGCATTACGACTGGTTCACCGCCCTGGAACTGCCGTTTTCCAACCAGCGTTTTGCCACGCCAGACTACCTGGCACGCTTTGGTTTCCTGGTGGACCCCAAGCAAGTGCCCAGCGCGCAAAACCCCGGCAACCTGCCCGTGGGTTTCGCCCGGCATAAAAACGCCGGCGACAATGCCGAATACCTGGATATCACCTGCGCCGCCTGCCACACCGGCGAACTGCACTATAAAGGCCAGGCGCTGCGTATCGACGGCGGCTCGGCCCAACACGTGCTGCCTTCCAGCGTGCCCACCCTACGCGGTGGCAGTTTCGGCCAGGCCCTGGTCGCCAGCCTTGCCGCAACCTATTACAACCCGTGGAAATTCGAGCGCTTCGCCCGCCAGGTATTGGGGGATCGCTACGACGCCGAGCACAGCCAGCTGCGCCAGGACTTCAAGCAGTCGCTGAACAAGTTCCTCAAAGTCGCCTGGAACGACACCCATCGCGGCCTCTACCCCACCGAGGAAGGCCCAGGCCGTACCGACGCGTTCGGCCGCATCGCCAATGCCAGTTTCGGCGACGCCATCTCCCCGGAAAACTATCGCATCGCCAATGCACCGGTGGACTACCCGCAGCTATGGGATATCTGGACCTTCGACTGGGTGCAATGGAACGGCTCGGCCCAGCAACCCATGGCGCGCAATATTGGCGAAGCCTTGGGCGTGGGCGCGACCCTGACCTTCTTCGACAGCGCCGGCCAACCGTTGCAGGGTGATGCGCGCTACCCGTCGAGCGTGCGGGTGCGCGACCTCAACCTGATCGAAGAAACCCTGCAACGCCTCAAGCCTCCGACCTGGCCCGAGGCATTGTTCGGCGCCATCGACAAGCCCCTCGCCGCCCAAGGCCGCGCGCTGTTCGCCGAGAACTGCGCCGGCTGCCATGTGCCCAGCGTCACCCAGGAAGGTGGCCGCCCGGTGCAGCACCTGAAGATGCTGCCGGTGGACTACATCGGCACCGACCCCGGCACCGCCAACAACATAGCCGACCAGCGCTATGACCTCAGCGCCCTGCAATGGGACCCGGCAGAGTTGGCCAAGCTCCCTGTCGAGCTGCACCCCACGCCGACCGAGCCCCTGGACCTGAAAAACCTCTCGGTGGCCAAGGGCCTGGCCTACGTCACGGCCTATGTCGAAGACCACGCCTACCGCGCCGCCGGTGTCACCCCGGCGGAACGCCCACGCCTGGATGGCTACGGCCTGCCCATCGGCGTGCGCGAGCTGCGCGCCTACAAGGCCCGCCCGCTGGCCGGCGTGTGGGCCACGCCACCGTTCCTGCATAACGGGTCGGTGCCGACGATCTACCAACTGCTCTCGCCCCAGGACGAACGCAGCACCACCTTCTATAAAGGCACCTTCGCCTACGACCCGCGCCACCTCGGGTTTGAAACCGGCGCGTTCAAGAATGCCTTCCTGTTCGATACCAAAATTACCGGCAACCACAACAGCGGGCATGAATTCCGTGCTGGCCAGCGGGGTAACGGCGTCATCGGTCGTGGCCTGCTGCCTCAGGAACGCTGGGCGTTGCTGGAATACCTGAAAGTGCTGGGCGGCCCACTGGAGCAACAATTGCCATGA
- a CDS encoding helix-turn-helix transcriptional regulator yields the protein MDIQIISRNGEPEYAVLPWDQYQALLKAAGQQQPAPPPSATAQAAPAQDLRPLADLRGLREAKGLAIEALARTVGISPSYLGLIESGERQPDAAIRRSLAWELGVAGWRDES from the coding sequence ATGGATATTCAGATAATTTCACGCAATGGCGAACCCGAATACGCGGTCTTGCCATGGGATCAGTACCAGGCGCTGCTAAAAGCTGCCGGTCAGCAACAACCTGCACCGCCTCCTTCCGCTACTGCCCAAGCCGCACCTGCCCAGGACCTGCGCCCGCTCGCAGACCTGCGCGGCTTGCGCGAAGCCAAGGGCCTGGCCATCGAGGCCCTGGCACGCACCGTGGGTATCAGCCCCTCATACCTGGGATTGATCGAAAGTGGAGAACGCCAGCCGGATGCTGCGATCCGCCGCAGCCTGGCCTGGGAATTGGGAGTTGCAGGTTGGAGGGATGAATCTTGA
- a CDS encoding MFS transporter encodes MHTPTHSANIILAAICLAALVLPMSFTGGAVATPFIGQGFDASPTQLAWITNAFMLSFGSLLMAAGTLADRYGRKRLFIGGMGLFAVVSLLLSVAPDIVWLDLLRGLQGIAAACALAGGTAALAQEFEGHARTRAFSLLGTTFGAGLAFGPLLSGLLIEWLGWRGIFLFTALLAITSLVFALPTLRESHNAQAQRLDTLGVLTFSGLLIAFTSAVILAPEHGWNAPLTLTLLGASMVLGGLFVWVETRAKQPMLELRLFRFPRFIGVQILPVGTCYCYIVLIVLLPIRLIGVDGASAFEAGLTMLALSAPMLVVPLIAASLTRWWSAGLLCSLGFVMAASGLYLLSALNADAHWQTLAAMLLIGAGTAIPWGLMDGLAISVVPKERAGMAAGIFNTTRVASEGVALAITVAVLSALVAHHLQLATVGGEVSDIARHLVMGDLQHSGQIPLEVLRSAYNAGFNTLLQVLAVFTLLTGVIVYLCLGQPSTAAAALDPR; translated from the coding sequence ATGCACACGCCCACCCACTCGGCGAACATTATCCTTGCCGCGATTTGCCTGGCTGCCCTGGTGCTGCCAATGAGCTTCACCGGCGGTGCCGTGGCCACCCCCTTTATTGGCCAGGGCTTCGATGCCAGCCCTACGCAACTGGCCTGGATCACCAATGCGTTCATGCTCAGCTTTGGCAGCCTGTTAATGGCCGCGGGCACCCTCGCCGACCGCTACGGGCGCAAGCGATTATTCATCGGCGGCATGGGCTTGTTTGCCGTGGTATCGCTTCTACTTTCAGTGGCACCCGATATCGTTTGGCTGGACCTGCTGCGCGGCCTGCAGGGCATCGCCGCGGCATGCGCATTGGCCGGCGGCACGGCGGCGCTGGCACAAGAGTTCGAAGGCCATGCGCGCACGCGCGCTTTCAGCCTGTTGGGCACCACGTTCGGGGCTGGCCTGGCATTTGGCCCACTGTTGTCGGGGCTGCTGATCGAATGGCTGGGCTGGCGCGGGATCTTTCTGTTCACGGCGCTGCTGGCGATCACCTCGCTGGTGTTCGCCCTGCCGACCCTGCGCGAAAGCCACAACGCTCAAGCCCAGCGCCTGGACACGCTGGGGGTGCTGACGTTTTCCGGCCTGCTGATCGCCTTCACCAGCGCCGTGATCCTGGCCCCGGAGCACGGCTGGAATGCGCCGCTGACGCTTACTTTGCTGGGCGCATCGATGGTGCTCGGCGGGCTGTTTGTCTGGGTGGAAACGCGGGCGAAACAGCCCATGCTGGAGCTGCGGCTGTTTCGCTTCCCGCGCTTTATTGGCGTGCAGATATTGCCCGTCGGCACCTGCTACTGCTACATCGTGTTGATCGTGCTGTTGCCGATCCGACTGATCGGCGTCGACGGCGCCAGCGCGTTCGAGGCGGGGCTGACCATGCTCGCGCTGTCCGCACCAATGCTGGTGGTGCCGTTGATTGCCGCGTCCCTGACCCGCTGGTGGTCGGCGGGCCTGCTCTGCTCGCTTGGCTTTGTGATGGCGGCGAGCGGCCTGTACCTGTTGAGTGCACTGAATGCCGATGCGCACTGGCAAACCCTCGCCGCAATGCTGCTGATCGGTGCGGGTACGGCGATCCCCTGGGGCTTGATGGATGGCCTGGCGATCAGTGTGGTGCCCAAGGAACGCGCCGGAATGGCCGCCGGGATTTTCAACACCACCCGCGTGGCCAGCGAAGGCGTTGCACTGGCCATCACGGTGGCCGTGTTGAGTGCGCTGGTGGCTCACCACCTGCAACTCGCTACGGTAGGCGGTGAGGTTTCAGACATCGCGCGGCACCTGGTCATGGGCGACCTGCAGCATAGCGGCCAGATTCCGCTGGAGGTGCTGCGCTCGGCCTACAACGCCGGGTTCAATACCTTGCTGCAGGTGCTGGCGGTGTTCACGTTGCTGACGGGAGTTATCGTCTATCTATGCCTGGGACAACCGAGCACTGCAGCCGCAGCGCTTGATCCCCGATAG
- a CDS encoding bifunctional diguanylate cyclase/phosphodiesterase, protein MTMTEQLSALGSILAQGSLHSLFQPIICLSERRILGYEALSRGPSNSPLHSPVALFSVASHAGRLSELEIACRESACRRFSEQKLPGKLFLNISPESLMETAHQPGRTLQLLRDFGIPPSQVVIELTEQTPTDDFDLLQTALHHYRDMGFAIALDDLGAGYSSLRLWSELRPDYVKIDRHFIDGIHQDALKREFVGSILQIARASRAQVIAEGIELPEELAVLTEMGVDLVQGYLLCRPQENPPQEARLMLPKPDTANITLSEEGSDLSALLNEQPAVDQDTATAQVLESFRRQANLNSLAVLDGRGHPVGIVHRHSLSDALLKPFATDLFARKPISRLMSDDFLAVELSQSLQQVSRLLTSRARQRIEEDFIITLNGDYLGLGRVIDVLKLITELKIQQARYANPLTLLPGNVPIQQCLTRLLQQQRESVICYVDIDSFKPFNDIYGYGRGDEVLLCLAQCLNDRVDPSRDFVGHIGGDDFLLVLGPQDWRKRLNQLLDDFHTQCRRFYRAEHLDAGCFVALNRQGVRQEFALLSLSIGVVHLYPQACGQLDASQLAELASQAKHHAKDMAGYSIHVIDSMDVLSQAL, encoded by the coding sequence ATGACCATGACCGAACAGCTGAGTGCATTGGGCTCTATCCTGGCTCAAGGTAGTTTGCACAGTCTGTTCCAACCGATCATCTGCCTGTCCGAACGGCGCATCCTCGGCTACGAAGCCCTCAGCCGTGGGCCGTCCAACAGCCCGCTGCACTCCCCCGTCGCGCTGTTCTCGGTCGCCAGCCACGCCGGGCGCCTGAGTGAACTGGAGATCGCCTGCCGCGAGAGCGCATGCCGACGCTTCAGCGAACAGAAGCTGCCGGGCAAGCTGTTTCTCAATATCTCGCCGGAATCCCTGATGGAGACGGCGCATCAGCCGGGGCGCACCCTGCAACTGCTGCGCGACTTCGGTATCCCGCCGAGCCAGGTGGTGATCGAACTCACCGAGCAGACGCCCACCGACGATTTCGACCTGCTGCAAACCGCTCTGCACCATTACCGCGACATGGGCTTCGCCATCGCCCTCGATGACCTGGGCGCCGGCTATTCCAGCCTGCGGCTATGGTCGGAGCTGCGCCCCGACTACGTGAAGATCGACCGGCACTTTATCGACGGTATTCATCAGGACGCGCTCAAGCGCGAGTTTGTCGGCTCTATCCTGCAAATCGCGCGGGCCTCGCGTGCCCAGGTGATTGCCGAGGGCATCGAGCTGCCGGAGGAGCTGGCGGTACTGACCGAGATGGGCGTCGACCTGGTCCAGGGCTACTTGCTTTGCCGCCCGCAGGAGAACCCACCGCAGGAAGCGCGCCTGATGCTGCCCAAGCCGGACACCGCCAATATCACCCTGAGCGAAGAAGGCAGCGATCTCAGCGCCCTGCTCAATGAGCAACCGGCGGTGGATCAGGACACGGCCACCGCCCAGGTGCTGGAGTCGTTCCGGCGCCAGGCCAACCTCAACTCCCTGGCGGTACTGGATGGGCGCGGCCACCCGGTCGGTATTGTGCACCGGCACTCGCTGTCCGACGCCCTGCTCAAGCCATTCGCCACCGACCTGTTTGCGCGCAAACCCATCAGCCGGCTGATGAGCGATGATTTTCTCGCGGTAGAGCTAAGCCAGTCCCTGCAGCAAGTCAGCCGGTTGCTGACCAGCCGCGCGCGGCAACGCATCGAAGAAGATTTCATCATTACGCTCAATGGCGACTACCTGGGCCTGGGCCGGGTCATCGACGTGCTCAAGCTGATCACCGAGCTGAAAATCCAGCAGGCCCGCTACGCCAACCCACTGACCCTGTTGCCCGGCAACGTGCCGATCCAGCAGTGCCTCACGCGGCTGTTGCAGCAGCAGCGCGAATCGGTGATCTGCTACGTGGATATCGACAGCTTCAAGCCGTTCAATGATATCTACGGCTACGGGCGTGGGGATGAGGTGCTGCTGTGCCTGGCGCAATGCCTGAACGACCGGGTCGACCCCAGCCGCGACTTTGTCGGGCACATTGGTGGCGATGACTTTTTACTGGTGCTGGGCCCGCAGGACTGGCGCAAGCGCCTCAACCAATTGCTGGATGACTTCCACACTCAATGCCGGCGCTTCTACCGTGCCGAGCACCTGGATGCCGGCTGCTTCGTGGCCTTGAACCGCCAGGGCGTGCGCCAGGAGTTTGCCTTGCTGTCGCTGTCTATCGGCGTAGTGCATTTGTATCCACAGGCTTGTGGACAACTCGACGCCAGCCAACTGGCAGAGTTGGCGTCGCAGGCCAAGCACCACGCCAAGGATATGGCCGGTTACAGCATCCATGTGATCGACAGCATGGACGTGCTGTCTCAGGCGCTCTAG
- a CDS encoding PAAR domain-containing protein: MREGHFIGWGDKTTCGGEVLEGDNRVIMFGVLHAREGDRVSCGKDGKIYNIIGGISYINSHGRLVAGTLDSISGCPCRAQLIPSIHQATYESQRAASMTARQTAEPAPSAVSSQSIAPQQSGFAPSSNSAPVVFNRIEPQEPGFYVVPKSMSRDALESALFPVRNPVVMSKFKELNPDRGEVKAGSIVVLSDPSNFHCTREERLLMQAAAQTNDALEPLTADEADFMQRHREEIQSFLALGSTAIGAGETMFARNLDDLKNILLEIEALHQKAFLKDGHLRSPEFFSERKRLLAQLDTRLTSFVRKGIGLPDHPNLKSALGISSRSLVHRWTQAGAPGQIPGYVTHIQGISRAAKVIKYGGWIGTAVGGGASYLKVQNVCSAGDDKPCEKVKFTETASFIGGVAGGAAAGAALSSAAVGGLCVALGVPTIGAGTLACSVVVAGSASLAAGALGGKVSEVAADKLYEAIK, encoded by the coding sequence ATGAGGGAAGGACATTTCATTGGCTGGGGTGATAAAACCACATGCGGTGGGGAAGTACTCGAGGGTGATAACAGAGTCATTATGTTTGGCGTCCTTCATGCTCGCGAAGGTGATCGAGTAAGTTGTGGAAAAGACGGCAAAATCTACAACATTATTGGCGGCATTTCGTATATCAACAGCCATGGCAGACTCGTTGCTGGAACACTGGACAGTATCAGCGGTTGCCCCTGTCGGGCTCAGTTGATTCCTTCGATCCATCAGGCCACCTACGAAAGCCAAAGAGCTGCATCAATGACCGCAAGGCAAACAGCTGAACCTGCCCCCTCTGCAGTTAGCAGCCAGTCGATAGCCCCGCAGCAATCCGGCTTCGCGCCCTCAAGCAATTCTGCCCCTGTAGTTTTCAACCGCATTGAGCCTCAAGAACCTGGTTTCTATGTGGTCCCTAAAAGCATGAGTCGAGATGCGCTGGAATCAGCGCTGTTTCCTGTGCGAAACCCTGTCGTGATGAGCAAGTTCAAGGAGCTCAATCCTGATCGAGGCGAAGTAAAGGCCGGCTCAATAGTCGTGCTCAGCGATCCGAGCAACTTCCATTGCACTCGCGAAGAAAGACTGTTGATGCAAGCGGCAGCTCAGACCAATGACGCTCTGGAGCCTCTCACTGCCGATGAAGCAGACTTCATGCAACGCCATCGCGAGGAAATCCAAAGCTTCTTGGCCTTGGGTTCAACTGCCATTGGTGCTGGCGAGACCATGTTTGCCAGGAATCTAGACGACCTCAAAAATATCCTTCTGGAAATTGAGGCGCTGCATCAGAAAGCGTTCCTCAAGGATGGCCATTTACGGTCGCCCGAGTTTTTCAGTGAGCGCAAACGCCTACTCGCCCAACTCGATACCCGCCTAACATCTTTCGTGCGCAAAGGCATCGGCCTGCCTGATCATCCGAACCTGAAGTCTGCACTTGGAATTTCCAGTCGTAGTCTGGTGCATCGGTGGACTCAGGCCGGAGCACCTGGGCAAATACCTGGGTATGTCACCCACATTCAAGGGATATCAAGAGCGGCTAAGGTCATCAAGTATGGCGGTTGGATTGGTACAGCCGTGGGTGGAGGGGCGTCGTACTTGAAGGTACAAAATGTTTGTTCGGCAGGAGACGACAAACCCTGTGAAAAGGTTAAATTCACAGAAACAGCTAGTTTTATCGGTGGGGTAGCGGGTGGTGCAGCGGCGGGCGCGGCCCTTTCAAGCGCTGCGGTCGGCGGTTTATGTGTTGCACTTGGCGTACCCACCATAGGTGCAGGCACTCTGGCATGCAGCGTCGTAGTGGCTGGATCAGCCTCTCTGGCTGCAGGAGCCCTTGGCGGAAAGGTATCCGAAGTCGCTGCCGATAAATTGTATGAGGCAATCAAGTGA
- a CDS encoding LysR substrate-binding domain-containing protein, translating to MVDSLSGEISFVKTAESLSFVAAARALGISASAVGKNVAKLEASLKVRLLQRSTRKVSLTAEGQLFYERCRKILDDLQDARAMLSDAVQAPRGKLRVSLPTIGYRFLMPHMLAFRKAYPEIELELDFSDLLVDVIEEGFDVVIRSGGLADSKLMSRRLGPFRFLLCASPAYFERKGRPLAVPELAQHECLRYRFATTGKIMDWTLSSNPAFTQLRLPTAMTLNNMEAMLAAATDGHGIAFVPDFLARQALAEGRLHSVLDEHCSDQGQFWALWPSSRHLSPKIRVFVDFVALHLFPTPVA from the coding sequence ATTGTGGACAGCCTCAGTGGTGAGATTTCGTTCGTAAAAACCGCAGAGTCGCTCAGCTTCGTCGCAGCGGCGCGCGCGCTGGGGATTTCCGCCTCGGCAGTGGGCAAGAATGTGGCCAAGCTGGAAGCCTCGCTGAAGGTGCGGTTGTTGCAACGCAGCACGCGCAAAGTCAGCCTGACCGCCGAAGGGCAATTGTTCTACGAGCGCTGTCGGAAAATTCTCGATGACCTGCAGGATGCACGCGCGATGCTCTCCGATGCCGTGCAAGCGCCCCGTGGCAAGCTGCGGGTGAGCCTGCCCACCATCGGTTATCGTTTCCTCATGCCGCATATGCTGGCCTTCAGAAAGGCCTACCCGGAGATTGAGTTGGAGCTGGATTTCAGCGACCTGCTGGTGGACGTGATCGAGGAAGGTTTTGATGTGGTGATTCGCAGCGGCGGCCTGGCCGACTCGAAACTGATGTCACGCAGGTTGGGGCCTTTTCGGTTTTTGCTGTGCGCCTCGCCAGCGTACTTTGAACGCAAGGGCAGGCCCTTGGCGGTGCCTGAGTTGGCGCAGCATGAGTGCCTGCGTTATCGCTTTGCGACCACCGGCAAAATCATGGACTGGACCTTGTCGTCCAACCCCGCATTTACCCAGCTGCGCCTGCCCACCGCAATGACCTTGAACAACATGGAAGCCATGCTCGCGGCTGCGACCGATGGGCATGGCATTGCCTTTGTCCCGGACTTTCTGGCACGCCAGGCCCTGGCCGAAGGACGGCTGCACAGTGTGCTGGACGAGCACTGCAGCGACCAGGGGCAATTCTGGGCGCTGTGGCCGTCCAGCCGCCATCTGTCACCGAAAATCCGCGTGTTTGTGGACTTCGTTGCGCTGCACCTGTTTCCTACGCCCGTCGCGTAA
- a CDS encoding FKBP-type peptidyl-prolyl cis-trans isomerase, giving the protein MKQHRLAAAVALVSLVLAGCDSQTSVELKTPAQKASYGIGLNMGKSLAQEGMDDLDSKAVAQGIEDAVGKKEQKLKDDELVEAFAALQKRAEERMTKMSEESAAAGKKFLEDNAKKDGVVTTASGLQYKITKKADGAQPKPTDVVTVHYTGKLTNGTTFDSSVDRGSPIDLPVSGVIPGWVEGLQLMHVGEKVELYIPSDLAYGAQSPSPAIPANSVLVFDLELLAIKDPAKAEAPDAPAAPAAKK; this is encoded by the coding sequence ATGAAACAGCATCGGTTGGCGGCGGCGGTGGCCCTGGTTAGCCTGGTACTTGCGGGTTGTGATTCGCAGACCAGCGTAGAGCTGAAAACCCCGGCGCAGAAAGCTTCCTACGGCATCGGCCTGAACATGGGCAAGAGCCTTGCCCAAGAAGGCATGGATGACCTGGATTCCAAAGCAGTAGCCCAAGGCATCGAAGATGCCGTCGGCAAAAAAGAGCAGAAGCTCAAAGACGACGAACTGGTTGAAGCGTTTGCCGCACTGCAAAAGCGTGCTGAAGAACGTATGACCAAGATGAGCGAAGAGTCGGCAGCCGCCGGCAAGAAATTCCTCGAAGACAACGCCAAGAAAGACGGCGTCGTCACCACTGCTTCCGGCCTGCAGTACAAAATCACCAAGAAAGCCGATGGCGCCCAGCCTAAGCCGACTGACGTGGTGACAGTGCACTACACCGGCAAGCTCACCAACGGCACCACCTTTGACAGCTCCGTGGATCGCGGTAGCCCGATTGACCTGCCGGTCAGCGGCGTGATCCCAGGTTGGGTCGAAGGCCTGCAACTGATGCACGTAGGCGAGAAGGTCGAGTTGTACATCCCGTCCGACCTGGCCTACGGCGCGCAGAGCCCGAGCCCGGCGATCCCGGCCAACTCGGTGCTGGTGTTCGACCTGGAACTGCTGGCCATCAAGGACCCAGCCAAGGCTGAAGCCCCTGACGCACCTGCAGCACCAGCCGCCAAGAAGTAA
- a CDS encoding YkvA family protein, whose protein sequence is MKPPFNFTRFLPMAARLLGRGRLPTLLFAVAAKGSSQGNRLGKLKDDFKLLQALCLAYWRGEYRAISPKALISVVAGLMYFLSPIDAIPDFIPMFGMLDDIAVLAWVMKTLDGELSAFRAWRDAQRPEKLAVVERLPATPALLAKENPQKNA, encoded by the coding sequence ATGAAACCACCCTTTAATTTCACCCGTTTCCTGCCCATGGCCGCGCGCTTGCTGGGCCGTGGGCGTTTGCCGACCCTGCTGTTCGCCGTCGCGGCCAAAGGCTCGAGCCAGGGCAACCGCCTGGGCAAGCTCAAGGATGATTTCAAGTTGCTACAAGCCCTGTGCCTGGCCTACTGGCGTGGTGAGTACCGGGCGATCAGCCCCAAGGCGCTGATCTCGGTGGTGGCCGGGCTGATGTACTTCCTCAGCCCGATTGATGCGATCCCGGACTTTATCCCCATGTTTGGTATGCTCGATGACATCGCCGTATTGGCATGGGTCATGAAGACCCTGGATGGCGAGCTGAGCGCCTTTCGCGCCTGGCGTGACGCACAGCGCCCGGAAAAACTCGCCGTGGTCGAGCGGCTGCCTGCGACGCCCGCCTTGCTGGCCAAGGAAAACCCGCAAAAAAACGCCTGA
- a CDS encoding catalase family protein encodes MIIRSEYNQRSLLARLWLRLGAFLGKTLLWLVGLGLLGWLGATGWYAWQHSGPVSPNEQVPEGEAAMTQGIIQTAVRIVDQHREGTRYLRDAHAKAHGCVKAEVSVLADLDPALRQGVFAEPGKTWQATMRLSNGNAYPQFDSIRDARGMALKLLDVPGKQLLADQQTRTEQDFVMFSHPNFFVSDVAEYAQNIGAQADGKKVLAFFPKADPRSWQVRHLFIALATLAPAPASPTQTTYFSVSPYKFGTANAKFRVAPDPQSCPEYVLPKQNQDLPNFLRSALSQQLSTDRVPACFVLQIQRQNPQKFMPIEDTSIEWKESDAPYESVAKVRIPAQDFDTPEQNLACDNQSFNPWFGVAEHRPIGGINRLRKAVYEAVSDYRHSRNAP; translated from the coding sequence ATGATTATCCGATCCGAATACAACCAACGCTCCCTGCTCGCCCGGCTCTGGCTGCGCCTCGGCGCGTTTCTCGGCAAGACCCTGCTGTGGCTGGTCGGCCTGGGCCTGCTCGGCTGGCTGGGCGCCACCGGCTGGTATGCTTGGCAGCACAGCGGCCCGGTGTCGCCGAACGAGCAGGTACCGGAGGGCGAAGCGGCGATGACCCAAGGCATCATCCAGACGGCGGTGCGCATCGTCGACCAGCACCGCGAGGGCACGCGCTACCTGCGTGATGCCCACGCCAAGGCCCATGGCTGCGTGAAGGCCGAAGTCAGTGTGCTGGCCGACCTTGACCCCGCCTTGCGCCAAGGCGTGTTCGCCGAACCCGGCAAGACCTGGCAAGCGACAATGCGCCTGTCCAACGGCAACGCCTACCCGCAGTTCGACAGCATCCGCGACGCCCGTGGCATGGCCCTCAAGCTGCTGGATGTACCCGGCAAACAGCTGCTGGCCGACCAGCAAACCCGCACGGAGCAAGACTTCGTGATGTTCAGCCATCCGAATTTCTTTGTCAGCGATGTGGCCGAATACGCGCAGAACATCGGCGCGCAAGCGGATGGCAAGAAAGTCCTGGCGTTCTTCCCCAAGGCCGACCCGCGCAGCTGGCAGGTGCGCCACTTGTTTATCGCCCTGGCAACCCTGGCGCCCGCGCCGGCCAGCCCGACGCAGACCACCTACTTTTCAGTCTCGCCCTACAAGTTCGGTACGGCCAACGCCAAGTTTCGCGTAGCCCCCGACCCGCAAAGCTGCCCGGAATACGTACTGCCCAAGCAGAACCAGGACCTGCCGAATTTCCTGCGCAGCGCCTTGAGCCAACAGCTGTCCACCGACCGTGTGCCCGCGTGTTTCGTGTTGCAGATCCAACGGCAGAACCCGCAGAAATTCATGCCCATCGAAGACACCAGCATCGAATGGAAGGAGAGCGATGCGCCCTACGAGAGCGTGGCCAAAGTGCGCATCCCCGCGCAGGATTTCGACACCCCCGAGCAAAACCTGGCGTGTGACAACCAGTCGTTCAACCCTTGGTTCGGCGTCGCCGAGCATCGCCCTATCGGCGGCATCAACCGCCTGCGCAAAGCGGTGTACGAAGCGGTCAGCGATTACCGCCACAGCCGCAACGCGCCTTAG